One part of the Mytilus trossulus isolate FHL-02 chromosome 11, PNRI_Mtr1.1.1.hap1, whole genome shotgun sequence genome encodes these proteins:
- the LOC134691060 gene encoding methenyltetrahydrofolate synthase domain-containing protein-like, with product MSTKTPAESVVELGEEVNKGAIRQIVWDYIEKNDLVEFPRPCYRRIPNVKGAATAAEKMTSLDEFKKAQTVKINPDKPQENARFLTLEADKTLLVPTPRLRTGLFNKIVPPEGCNKDILRICATTQGVREHSEPIGLDTKIKVDLVVIGSVAVTKTGLRIGKGEGYADMEYAMMRSMEAVDENTVIITTVHDTQVVDFPESLIEDHDVVVDYIITPTEIIKCNRTRKNPSGIIWSKITPEKLRRVPILRKLLKREEAEGKDVTLKEGAPPPEIKTEDEGEESDRNYQRRPFYRRTRGGPRRPYNRRPRRDRNSENDTDGKGDIRDESEREAKSGDEENQRPRRQQQPRRRRFNRRRRNTSENKENEEPRSGDERRNRRSVGESDGADNEEGKSGDEGKPRRRRPQPQRRRFRPNNRRSEGDENEDQQGQSPRRRRGPPRTPIPTIFVGSVQRSVRVSELKSKIREKNVNPLRVIWNGAKCYALLQFPKMNEMEAAFDTLQDFEMNGKKLKIEISNRVKQYIDEEQNKGDGEAQVAVEEQPEN from the exons ATGTCAACCAAAACACCTGCAGAATCTGTCGTTGAGTTAGGTGAAG aaGTTAATAAAGGAGCCATTCGTCAGATTGTTTGGGACTACATAGAGAAGAATGATCTTGTGGAGTTTCCAAGACCATGCTATCGTAGAATCCCTAATGTTAAG ggaGCAGCAACTGCAGCAGAGAAGATGACTTCATTAGATGAGTTTAAGAAGGCACAGACAGTGAAGATAAACCCAGATAAACCACAGGAAAATGCTAGGTTTCTAACTCTTGAA GCTGATAAGACATTGTTGGTGCCAACACCTAGACTTAGGACTGGATTGTTCAATAAAATAGTACCACCAGAGGGTTGTAATAAGGATATTCTGAGAATATGTGCCACAACACAG GGTGTCAGAGAACACAGTGAACCTATTGGACTGGACACAAAAATCAAAGTAGATTTAGTTGTTATTGGATCAGTGGCTGTCACAAAAACAG gtTTGAGAATAGGTAAAGGAGAGGGATACGCTGATATGGAGTACGCTATGATGAGAAGCATGGAAGCTGTGGATGAGAACACTGTTATCATCACAACGGTCCACGACACTCAGGTAGTTGATTTCCCTGAGAGTCTGATTGAAGATCATGATGTAGTAGTTGATTACATCATAACACCAACAGAAATCATCAAATGTAATAGGACAAGAAAGAACCCTTCTGGTATTATCTGGTCTAAGATTACACCTGAGAAACTCCGCCGTGTTCCAATTCTACGGAAGTTACTCAAGCGTGAGGAAGCAGAAGGGAAAGATGTTACCCTTAAAGAAGGTGCTCCACCTCCAGAGATAAAAACTGAAGATGAAGGAGAAGAATCGGACAGAAATTATCAAAGACGCCCATTCTATCGTAGAACTAGGGGTGGTCCAAGACGTCCGTACAACAGAAGACCTAGAAGAGATAGAAATAGTGAAAATGATACAGATGGAAAAGGTGACATAAGAGACGAGAGTGAAAGAGAGGCCAAGAGTGGCGATGAAGAAAATCAGCGTCCAAGGCGTCAACAACAGCCAAGAAGACGTAGATTTAATAGGAGGAGGAGAAATACAAGTGAAAATAAGGAGAATGAAGAACCTAGAAGTGGTGATGAGAGAAGAAATCGTAGAAGTGTTGGTGAGTCTGACGGTGCTGATAATGAAGAAGGTAAAAGTGGTGACGAGGGAAAACCAAGGAGACGTAGACCCCAGCCACAGAGAAGGAGATTCAGACCCAACAACAGACGCAGTGAGGGAGATGAGAATGAGGACCAACAAGGTCAGTCTCCAAGACGTAGACGTGGACCCCCAAGAACACCAATCCCTACTATCTTTGTTGGTAGTGTTCAAAGGTCTGTCCGAGTTAGTGAACTGAAATCCAAAATCCGTGAGAAAAATGTGAATCCATTAAGAGTGATCTGGAATGGAGCTAAATGCTATGCTCTGCTACAGTTTCCAAAGATGAATGAGATGGAGGCTGCATTTGACACACTACAAGACTTTGAAATGAACGGCAAGAAACTGAAAATTGAGATCTCAAATAGAGTCAAACAATACATCGACGAGGAGCAAAACAAAGGTGACGGAGAAGCCCAAGTTGCCGTTGAAGAACAGCCAGAAAACTAG